A section of the Malus sylvestris chromosome 17, drMalSylv7.2, whole genome shotgun sequence genome encodes:
- the LOC126610165 gene encoding protein DEEPER ROOTING 1 has protein sequence MKLFGWMQNKINGKQGNKKPNTVSTTTHHAKQEPREEFSDWPHGLLAIGTFGNNELKENNAAQSPDIQEDPSSSEEILDNFTPEEVGKLHKELTKLLTRKPDIEKKIADLPLDRFLNCPSSLEVDRRTSNVLCSDSSNDHKDEDIEKTISVILGRCKDICADNKKAIGKKSISFLLKKMFVCRSGFAPAPSLRDTLQESRMEKLLRVMLNKKIINPQGTPRASSMKKYLEDGQNPTKRENHNEDDTKEKINDGCKWVKTDSEYIVLEI, from the exons ATGAAG CTTTTTGGTTGGATGCAAAATAAGATCAATGGGAAGCAAGGAAACAAGAAACCAAATACAGTTTCTACTACAACCC ATCATGCAAAACAAGAGCCACGTGAAGAATTTAGTGACTGGCCTCATGGATTACTAGCGATTGGAACTTTTGGAAACaatgaattgaaagaaaataatgCTGCTCAAAGCCCAGATATTCAGGAAGATCCGTCTTCATCCGAAGAAATCCTAGATAATTTCACACCAGAGGAAGTTGGTAAATTGCATAAAGAGTTGACAAAACTCTTAACGCGAAAACCAGACATCGAAAAGAAAATCGCAGATCTTCCATTGGACAGATTTCTAAATTGCCCATCGAGCTTGGAGGTTGATCGGAGAACCAGCAATGTGCTTTGCTCCGATTCATCAAATGATCACAAGGATGAAGATATTGAGAAAACTATTAGTGTCATACTTGGTAGATGCAAAGACATATGTGCAGACAATAAGAAGGCAATTGGGAAGAAatcaatttcttttcttcttaagaAGATGTTTGTTTGTAGAAGTGGGTTTGCACCAGCACCAAGTTTGAGAGACACACTTCAAGAGTCAAGGATGGAGAAG CTTCTTAGGGTAATGCTTAACAAGAAGATCATCAATCCGCAAGGCACTCCTCGAGCATCATCGATGAAGAAATACCTTGAGGACGGACAGAATCCAACAAAAAGGGAAAATCACAATGAAGATGATACAAAAGAGAAGATTAATGATGGATGTAAATGGGTCAAGACAGATTCTGAAT ATATAGTACTAGAAATTTGA